TGGCGCGAGGCGAAGTCGATCGCGGACGGCCCGTCGATCCTGCGGTACGTGCGGGAGACGGCGCAGGAGCACGGCATCGACCGGCTGGTCCGCTACCGCACCAAGGTGGTGGCCGCCGACTTCTCGACCGAGACGGCGCGCTGGACGTTGACGATCAACCGCCGGGACGACGCGGGCGTGGTCACGTCGAGCACGCTGACCTGCGACTTCGTCTACTCGTGCACGGGGTACTACAACTACGACCAGGGCCACGACCCGGTGTTCCCCGGTATCGAGTCGTTCCGCGGTGACGTCGTCCGGCCGCAGTTCTGGCCCGAGGACCTGGACTACGCGGGCAAGCGGGTGGTGGTGATCGGCAGCGGCGCGACCGCGGTGACGCTGGTGCCGTCGATGGCCGAGACCGCCGCCCACGTGACGATGCTCCAGCGTTCGCCGACGTGGATCGGCGTGGTGCCGGGTCGGGACAAGCTCGCCGACCGGGTTCGTCGACTGCTGCCCGCGAACGCCGCGCACCGGCTGATCCGGACCAAGAACATCCTGTTCGGGCTGGCGTTCTACCAGTTCTGCCGCCGTTGGCCCCGGGCCGCGCGCAAGATGCTCACCGGGCTGTCGGCGAAGGCCCTGCGCGACCCGGAGGCGGTGCGGGAGCACTTCACGCCGACCTACGACCCGTGGGACCAGCGGTTGTGCGCGATCCCGGACGCCGACCTGTTCGAGGTGCTGAAGGCGGGTCGGGCGTCGGTCGTCACCGATCACATCGACACGTTCACGTCGGACGGCGTGCGGCTGAAGTCGGGGCGTGAGCTGGCGGCGGACGTCGTGGTCACGGCGACCGGTCTGCGACTGCTGGCGCTGGGCGGGATCGAGCCGAGCGTGGACGGGCGGCGGGTGAAGCTGTCCGACCAGTTCCTGTGGCGTGGCGCGATGATCACCGGGCTGCCGAACCTCGCGGTGTGCGTCGGGTACACGAACGCGTCGTGGACGCTGCGCGCCGACCTGACCTCGCGGCTGGTGTGCCGGGTGGTCAACCACATGGACCGGCACGGGTACGCGTCGGTCGTCGCCACGCCGGACCGTGAACTGGACCGCCGTCCACTGCTGGACCTGGCGTCCGGGTACATCCAGCGGGCGATCGACACGTTCCCGGGTCAAGGCGACCGCGGGCCGTGGCGGGTGCGGCAGAACTACGTGCTCGACGCCGTGGCCACGTTGCGGGGCGACTTGAGCCGGCAGCTCGTCGGCACGCCCCGTTCGGCCGTGCGGCGGTCCGTGCCTGTCGGTCAGGGCGGGTAGTCAGGGCCGGTGGTCAGCGCTCAGGGCCGGTAGCGCAGGCCGTTCAGCACGAGGTCGAGCATGCCGTCCGAGGGGCCGACCTCGCCCGCCGCGATCGCGATGCCGCCGAGGGTGGCCAGCACGTCCAGCGGGGCCACGTCCGTGCGGTCGATGGCCTCCAGCAGCACGGTCATGGCCTGTGTCAGCCGTTCCAGGCTTTCCCCGTACGGGTCGCCACCGCTTGCGATCACCGCGCGCAGTGCGTCCCCGAGATCGCGTTTCGTGGTCATGTAGTCCAGGAACCGGTCCATCCAGGCCCTGGTCGCCTCGTCCGGCGGCAGCGTGCGCACCAGCTCGGGCGCGGCGTCGCAGAGCTTGCCCAACTCGTTCCGGTAGACCGCCTCCACCAGCGCCTCCCGGGTGGGGAAGTGGCGGTAGAGCGTGCCGATGCCGACTCCGGCGCGCTTCGCGATGGACTCCAGCGTCACGTCCGAGCCGTCGTGGCTGAACGCGTCGAGGGCCGTCTCGATCAAGCGGTCGCGGTTGCGCTGGGCGTCCGCGCGCAGCGGGCGGGACACGATGCCTCCGTGGTCAGGGTGACGCAGCTCACAATGCTAAGCGGAGGGTCCTCCGCATACAGTCGAACGTAACGGAGGAACCTCCGCTTCAGTGTACGGCAGCAGACGGGGAACATCATGACCGAGCACATCACCACGCCGTTCGACGTGGAGTCCACCGCCGCGCAGGTCGTGGCGGGCATCGACCTGACCGGCCGGCGCGCGGTGGTCACCGGTGGCGCGTCGGGCATCGGCGTCGAGACCGCGCGGGCGTTGGCGTCGACGGGCGCGGAGGTCACGTTGGCGGTCCGCGACACCTCGGCCGGGCAGCGGGTGGCGGACGAGATCGGCGGGAACGTGCGGGTGGCGGCGGTCGACCTCGCGGACCGGGCGTCCGTGGCGGCGTTCGTGGCGGGCTGGGACGGCCCGCTGCACATGCTGATCAACAACGCGGGCGTGATGGCCACGCCGGAGACCCGCACGCCGGAGGGCTGGGAACTCCAGTTCGCCACCAACCACCTGGGCCACTTCGCGTTGACCACCGGCCTGCACCGGTTCCTCGCGGCCGAGGGCGCGCGGGTGGTGTCCGTCAGCTCCGCCGCGCACCTCATGTCGCCGGTCGTGTTCGACGACATCCACTTCGTCGAGCGGCCTTACGACCCGTGGGCGGCGTACGGGCAGTCCAAGACGGCGAACGTGCTGCTGGCGGTGGAGGCGACCAAGCGCTGGGCGGCCGATGGCATCACCGTGAACGCCGTTATGCCGGGCGGCATCAGGACCAACCTCCAGCGGCACGTCGGACGGGAGGCCATGGACGCCATGATCGCCCAGGCCGTCGAGGACGGCTTCAGGCTGAAGACGCCGGAGCAGGGCGCGGCCACGTCGGTGCTGGTGGCCACGTCACCGCTGTTGGAGGGCGTCGGCGGGCGGTACTTCGAGGACTGCGCCGAGGCCCTGCCGAACGACGGGAACATGGTCAGCGGTGTCGCGGCCTACGCGCTGGACCCGGCGGCGGCGACGCGGCTGTGGGAGGTGACCGAGAAGACGTTGGCCGGCTGAGCGGCCGGTCGTCCGGAGTCGATCACGTGAGCTTGACGCCGGTGATCTCCGCGCAGGCGTCGAGCAGACCGTCCTGGAGTCCGACGTCGTACGCGGCGGGGTTGGCGGGGAGGTCTTCGCGCCACTTGAAGTAGCGGCCGGTGACGGTGGCGGCGGGTTCGTCGGAGGTCGCGAGCCACACCTGGGTGTCCGCGCCCTTCGGGAGCTCGTCGGTGGCGTTCGGGCCGCCCAGCTTGGTCTTGATCCAGCCGGGGTCGACCGCGTTGCTGATGACGTCCGGCCAGTGGCGGGCCACCGCGAACGCGAGGACGACGTCGAGCAGCTTGGAGTCGGAGTAGGCCTGCATGCCGTTCCACTCGCCGCGCTCGTGCTGGAGGTCGTCGAGGTCCGCCACGCCCTGCGACTCCAGGCCGGACGTGAGGTAGATCAGCCGGCTGGGGCGGGGCATGAGGGCGGTGAGCAGGTACGGGGCCAGCACGTTGACCTGGAACAGCAGCTCCAGGCCGTCGTCGGTGAGGGTGCGTTCCTGCAGGCCGCCGCCCAGTCCGGCGTTGTGGATGACCACGTCGCACGGTCCGGCCGCCAGCGCGAGCTCCCTGGTCTGGCTGAGGGACGTGAGGTCGCCGATCACGACCCCGTCGGCTTTCGGCACGGCGGCCAGCGCCTGCCCGGCCCGTGCCGCGTCACGTGCGTGCAGCACCACCCGGTGCCCGAGCCCGACCAGCGTCGCCGCCGTCTCCCGACCGATACCGTCCGACGACCCCGTGACCAGAACGCTCACCATGACGGGCAGCCTACCGTGGGAGCGCTCCCAGCCCGCGCGTCGCACACCGTGAGTCGCGCACATCGTCAGCGACTCGTCAGGTCGAACCGCCCGTTGCCGGGACACCCTGTTGGTGGATCGACCGACAGCTGGAGGACGAGCATGGGGCCTGAGGCCGCACAACAGGACCGGTACTGCATGGAGGCGGTCGGCAGGCTGGCCGTCGAGTTCGGCGGGGTGGTGTCGCGGAGGGTCGTGACGACCACGGTCCTGGAGGCTCGGCGGGACCTGGAGGGCCGGATCGTCCCCGAGGCCCTGGCCGAGATGCTGCACCGCCTCGCCCACCACCGCCTCGACCGGATGCGCGCGAACACCTGATCGACCGCCCCGCTCGCGGCGGCCGTGGACGCGGGGACGGTGGATGTACCGATGCGGGGTCGAGGGCCGGGCAGCATGCTGGCGGGCATGGCTGTGGATCCGCGAGGCGCCGACCTGAAGCGACTGATCGCCGACGACCCGGGTGGGCCGGTCGTCATGCTCAACCTGCTGAGGTTCGCGGAGGGCGGGTTCGAGTCGTACCAGGAGTACGCACGTCAGCTGCATGAGACGTTCCTGCCCCGGTACGGCGGCGAAGTGCTCTACGCGGGCACCGGCTCCACCGTCCTGGTGGCCGAGGACGGGCAGAGCTGGGACGCGGTCGTGGTCGTGCGCTATCCCCACCGGGAGGCGTTCAGCCGGATGGTCGCCGATCCGGAGTACCAGGAGGTGACCCGGCTGCGCACCGAAGCGCTGACCGAGGCGGTGCTCCAGGCCACCATCCCCTGGGGCTGAAAGCGGCACGTCACGCGGCTCGCCACGCGACGAGGGCCAGCACCGCGGACACGGCGGCGGCGATGGCGGCGATCGTCACGAGGCCTGAGGTGAAGGCCGCGTCGACCGCGGCCGGCGGCAGGGTGTCCGGGATGCGCCCGTCGACCCGCGCCCGGTACACGGCCGCGCCGATGCTGCCCAGGACCGCGACACCGAGGGCGAGCCCGAGTTCCGTGCCCGTCTCCGACAGCGCCGACGCCGCACCGGCCTTGCGCGGTGGCGCCGAGCCGACGATGAGATCGGTGCTCAGCGCCATGATCGGTCCCTGGCCGAGGTAGACGACCACGATGCCGAGCACGACCAGCGCCACCCCCGACGTCGCGGTCAACCGGGTCAGGATCACGAACCCGACCGCGGCGATCAGCAGCGAGACACCGACGATCCGCCCGGCCGCGAACCTCCGCGCGAGCACGGGCGCGAGCACGGAGGTGACGACCATCGCGCCGGACGAGGGCAGCAACCACAACCCCGCCCGCAACGGCGACAGCCCCACCACTTGTTGCAGGTACTGCGTGACGAACAGGTAGACGCCCGCGGTCACCGAGATGCCCGCCGTCATCACGATCATCGCGGCCCGGAACCGCCGCTCGCCGAACAGCCGCACGTCGATCAACGGGTCGGCCGTCACCAACTGCCGTCGCACGAACAACACCCCGAACCCGGCACCCACGCCGATCGACGCGACCCCCGTGGCGACGGCATGGCCCGCGAAGAGGTGCTTGACGCCGTAAATCGTCGGCAGCACCGTCGCCAGCGACAGCGCGACGCCGGCCAGGTCGATCCGTCCCGGTGCGGGATCGCGGTGCTCCGGCAGCACCCACGGCGCGGTCACCAGCATCAGCCCCATCACCGGCACGGCGATCAGGAAGACCGAACCCCACCACCACGATTCCAGCAGCGCGCCGCCGACCACCGGCCCGAGCGCGACACCGCCGGAGAGGCACGCCGCCCAGATCCCGATGGCCGTCCCGCGCTGGGTCGCGTCGCGGAACATGGTGCTGATCAACGCGAGAGTGGACGGCATCATGGTCGAACCGGCGACACCCAGCAGCGCACGGGCCACGATCAGCGTTGTCGGCGTTGGCGCGTAGGCCGCGACGACCGACCCGAGCGCGAACGCGGTGGCGCCGATGAGCAGCAATCGGCGACGTCCGATGCGGTCACCGAGGTTGCCCATCACGACCAGGAACGAGGCGATCAGGAACCCGTAGCTGTCGGTGATCCACAGCAGCTCGGTCGCGGTGGGCCGCAGGCTCGCCGCCAGGTGCGGTGTGGCCAGGTAGAGGACCGTGACGTCCATCGAGAGCAAGAGGGTCGGCAGGGCGAGCACCGCGAGCCCCAGCCACGTCCGGATGCTCGCGTGCGGCACGACTGATCGACTTGTCATGCGGCCGACGCTAAAGTCTCACACTGATGTGAGAGTCAAGTCAGGCGGAGAACCCATGCGAATCGGCGAACTCGCGCGCCGGACCGGTGTCAGCCAACGGTTGCTGCGCTACTACGAAGACCAGGGCCTGCTCAACCCGACCCGGCGTTCGAGCGGCTATCGGGAGTACGCGGACTCCGACGTGGTGGCGGTGGCGCACATCCGGAACCTGCTCGCCGCCGGCCTGTCCACCAC
This is a stretch of genomic DNA from Saccharothrix ecbatanensis. It encodes these proteins:
- a CDS encoding flavin-containing monooxygenase; translated protein: MTTPEHLDVVIVGAGLSGVGAACRLRAECPGKSVAILEARDVIGGTWDLFRYPGIRSDSDMFTLGYPFRPWREAKSIADGPSILRYVRETAQEHGIDRLVRYRTKVVAADFSTETARWTLTINRRDDAGVVTSSTLTCDFVYSCTGYYNYDQGHDPVFPGIESFRGDVVRPQFWPEDLDYAGKRVVVIGSGATAVTLVPSMAETAAHVTMLQRSPTWIGVVPGRDKLADRVRRLLPANAAHRLIRTKNILFGLAFYQFCRRWPRAARKMLTGLSAKALRDPEAVREHFTPTYDPWDQRLCAIPDADLFEVLKAGRASVVTDHIDTFTSDGVRLKSGRELAADVVVTATGLRLLALGGIEPSVDGRRVKLSDQFLWRGAMITGLPNLAVCVGYTNASWTLRADLTSRLVCRVVNHMDRHGYASVVATPDRELDRRPLLDLASGYIQRAIDTFPGQGDRGPWRVRQNYVLDAVATLRGDLSRQLVGTPRSAVRRSVPVGQGG
- a CDS encoding TetR/AcrR family transcriptional regulator, giving the protein MSRPLRADAQRNRDRLIETALDAFSHDGSDVTLESIAKRAGVGIGTLYRHFPTREALVEAVYRNELGKLCDAAPELVRTLPPDEATRAWMDRFLDYMTTKRDLGDALRAVIASGGDPYGESLERLTQAMTVLLEAIDRTDVAPLDVLATLGGIAIAAGEVGPSDGMLDLVLNGLRYRP
- a CDS encoding SDR family NAD(P)-dependent oxidoreductase, translating into MTEHITTPFDVESTAAQVVAGIDLTGRRAVVTGGASGIGVETARALASTGAEVTLAVRDTSAGQRVADEIGGNVRVAAVDLADRASVAAFVAGWDGPLHMLINNAGVMATPETRTPEGWELQFATNHLGHFALTTGLHRFLAAEGARVVSVSSAAHLMSPVVFDDIHFVERPYDPWAAYGQSKTANVLLAVEATKRWAADGITVNAVMPGGIRTNLQRHVGREAMDAMIAQAVEDGFRLKTPEQGAATSVLVATSPLLEGVGGRYFEDCAEALPNDGNMVSGVAAYALDPAAATRLWEVTEKTLAG
- a CDS encoding SDR family NAD(P)-dependent oxidoreductase; this translates as MVSVLVTGSSDGIGRETAATLVGLGHRVVLHARDAARAGQALAAVPKADGVVIGDLTSLSQTRELALAAGPCDVVIHNAGLGGGLQERTLTDDGLELLFQVNVLAPYLLTALMPRPSRLIYLTSGLESQGVADLDDLQHERGEWNGMQAYSDSKLLDVVLAFAVARHWPDVISNAVDPGWIKTKLGGPNATDELPKGADTQVWLATSDEPAATVTGRYFKWREDLPANPAAYDVGLQDGLLDACAEITGVKLT
- a CDS encoding DUF1330 domain-containing protein, whose translation is MAVDPRGADLKRLIADDPGGPVVMLNLLRFAEGGFESYQEYARQLHETFLPRYGGEVLYAGTGSTVLVAEDGQSWDAVVVVRYPHREAFSRMVADPEYQEVTRLRTEALTEAVLQATIPWG
- a CDS encoding MFS transporter; the encoded protein is MTSRSVVPHASIRTWLGLAVLALPTLLLSMDVTVLYLATPHLAASLRPTATELLWITDSYGFLIASFLVVMGNLGDRIGRRRLLLIGATAFALGSVVAAYAPTPTTLIVARALLGVAGSTMMPSTLALISTMFRDATQRGTAIGIWAACLSGGVALGPVVGGALLESWWWGSVFLIAVPVMGLMLVTAPWVLPEHRDPAPGRIDLAGVALSLATVLPTIYGVKHLFAGHAVATGVASIGVGAGFGVLFVRRQLVTADPLIDVRLFGERRFRAAMIVMTAGISVTAGVYLFVTQYLQQVVGLSPLRAGLWLLPSSGAMVVTSVLAPVLARRFAAGRIVGVSLLIAAVGFVILTRLTATSGVALVVLGIVVVYLGQGPIMALSTDLIVGSAPPRKAGAASALSETGTELGLALGVAVLGSIGAAVYRARVDGRIPDTLPPAAVDAAFTSGLVTIAAIAAAVSAVLALVAWRAA